One Gammaproteobacteria bacterium DNA segment encodes these proteins:
- a CDS encoding DUF1328 domain-containing protein, with the protein MLSWALVFLIVAIIAGALGLSGVAGVATDIAWILFVVGLVVAVVLFITGRRPL; encoded by the coding sequence ATGCTTTCGTGGGCACTGGTATTCCTGATCGTCGCCATAATCGCCGGGGCGTTGGGCCTCAGCGGGGTGGCCGGCGTCGCCACCGACATCGCCTGGATCCTGTTCGTGGTGGGCCTGGTGGTGGCCGTGGTACTGTTCATAACCGGGCGCCGGCCGCTGTAG